A window of the Eremothecium cymbalariae DBVPG#7215 chromosome 5, complete sequence genome harbors these coding sequences:
- the TFC6 gene encoding transcription factor TFIIIC subunit TFC6 (similar to Ashbya gossypii AER249C), with protein sequence MPPRKVRSRPKKCVESAQTSSQDSISGFALFNKVTSDATAAAAAAAVVNDLPKSNPTESLRKRPHRMASLKAETSLRDDLMDIDVVAKNGFKHSTNGDKNEDDDNDDTDFVPEQGLIEENIVSTGVGITGEYSEVGGLGLLADMGNNDLLALPSRFVVNEGTDGADHRRANNKRKAGTRVIRAMKDLSSARDKLERIYGTNRQKLLGLAKLKEGFETHVFDFPEEYLRSSSRYFVETMNILETAKFSELNPKPQESEILTQLELDQLFPVSNELPKNILISGANFSLYRDQKSEFPILPCGKRTGFVYNVGGLITDMAWLRSDDSVYQYLAVAVSNVDTANDMRLRMTGINKHFSIIEIYRLNTDSLEFVKIQTVVHEFGEIWDLKWHDAFSQTAKGLLGFVCQLGSIKFVEITFTEDYEIRLITEVCLEVQMQSSQITCFDFRSSSTVICGFYNGYVGEFVIGSAIPNFYKKIHETYVLSVVSAYSPYEENAIFSTSVDGTSYLYSPKDIQTTKCALPRNRGTNISPVVYVPQLYSIVHTDGVSCLKAFTPRAVFGTHQICQHKNNIGCIGSSRLHPYVLSGSADGSIILNNLVRRILQGIKGNTDVYKFIRLWKWDYSVTSNIYRLDPNFEVSNFAMNEVSNTRIDPTPINIQSIKWNESMNTGKFYAFANAAGLLVVERLGEDRSTHL encoded by the coding sequence ATGCCACCTAGGAAGGTTAGGAGCAGACCTAAAAAATGTGTTGAAAGCGCGCAAACTTCAAGTCAAGACTCAATAAGTGGATTCGCtctttttaataaagtAACATCTGACGCGACggcagctgcagctgcgGCAGCAGTAGTAAACGATCTTCCAAAGAGCAATCCGACTGAAAGTCTGCGAAAGAGGCCGCATAGAATGGCATCATTAAAGGCAGAAACATCACTCCGCGATGATTTAATGGACATTGATGTTGTAGCCAAAAATGGATTTAAACATAGTACTAATGGAGACAAGAACGAGGATGACGATAACGATGACACGGATTTTGTTCCAGAACAAGGTTTAATCGAAGAGAATATTGTGTCAACCGGAGTGGGTATTACCGGAGAGTATAGTGAAGTAGGTGGTCTAGGACTGTTGGCGGATATGGGTAATAATGATTTACTTGCCCTTCCTTCAAGATTCGTTGTGAACGAAGGTACAGATGGCGCAGACCATCGCAGGGCGAACAATAAACGGAAGGCGGGTACGAGAGTTATCAGAGCAATGAAGGATCTATCATCGGCTAGAGATAAACTCGAGCGCATATATGGAACCAATAGACAGAAACTATTAGGTTTAGCTAAATTAAAGGAAGGCTTTGAAACGCATGTGTTCGATTTCCCGGAAGAGTATCTGCGGTCATCTTCTAGATATTTTGTGGAAACAATGAACATCTTAGAAACTGCCAAGTTCAGTGAACTCAATCCTAAGCCACAGGAATCTGAAATTTTAACTCAATTGGAACTTGATCAATTATTTCCAGTTTCTAATGAACTTCCTAAGAACATATTGATTTCTGGTGCGAACTTTTCCTTGTATAGAGACCAAAAATCTGAATTTCCGATATTGCCCTGCGGTAAAAGAACCGGATTTGTATACAATGTTGGAGGGCTTATAACTGATATGGCTTGGCTAAGATCAGACGACTCTGTTTATCAGTATTTAGCAGTGGCTGTTTCAAATGTCGATACTGCCAATGATATGAGGTTGCGAATGACAGGGATAAACAAGcatttttctattattgaaatataCAGGCTGAATACTGATAGCCTAGAATTTGTCAAAATTCAAACAGTGGTACATGAATTTGGCGAAATATGGGATCTAAAATGGCACGATGCTTTCAGTCAAACTGCCAAAGGACTGCTTGGCTTTGTATGCCAATTGGGTTCTATCAAATTTGTCGAAATCACTTTTACTGAAGATTATGAGATTCGTTTGATTACAGAAGTATGTCTAGAAGTGCAAATGCAGTCTTCTCAAATAACTTGTTTTGATTTCCGCTCATCTTCAACTGTCATTTGTGGTTTTTATAACGGATACGTTGGGGAATTTGTGATTGGAAGTGCTATTCCTAACTTCTACAAAAAGATTCATGAAACTTATGTACTGTCAGTTGTCAGCGCTTACTCGCCGTACGAAGAAAACGCTATCTTCAGTACTTCTGTGGACGGTACTAGTTATTTATACAGTCCAAAAGACATCCAAACAACGAAATGTGCATTACCCAGAAACCGTGGTACAAATATCAGTCCAGTAGTCTATGTGCCCCAATTATATTCTATTGTGCATACTGACGGTGTAAGCTGTTTGAAAGCCTTTACTCCCAGAGCTGTTTTTGGAACGCATCAAATATGTCAGCATAAAAATAACATTGGATGTATAGGTTCATCTAGATTACACCCATACGTACTTTCAGGTTCTGCAGATGGTTCTATTATATTGAATAACCTAGTTCGGAGGATACTACAAGGTATAAAAGGCAATACTGATGTTTACAAGTTTATTAGGCTGTGGAAATGGGATTATAGTGTCACTTCTAATATTTACCGCTTGGATCCTAATTTCGAAGTCAGTAACTTTGCAATGAATGAAGTTTCTAACACTCGTATTGATCCAACCCcaataaatattcaatCCATCAAATGGAATGAAAGCATGAACACAGGTAAATTCTATGCATTTGCTAACGCTGCAGGTTTGCTGGTCGTTGAACGATTAGGTGAAGATAGATCGACTCACCTTTAA
- a CDS encoding putative cystathionine beta-lyase (similar to Ashbya gossypii AER250C) has product MAGLSTLLIHADDGVSDHVTDVAPPINVSTTFRYDNDNLVLPEGDCDGYATEGAPVYSREGHPNSNRCGSILSHALNGYAVAYNSGLSAFGAALTHYNPKRLFIGQSYHGCHKLADIWVRNYGLLKLGLDEIEERAQPGDMVHIESPMNPYGTAVDIEEYVSKGHKKGAIVMIDSTFAPPPLQNAWEFGVDILMHSCTKYLGGHSDLLGGVLVVKDKAVFRQLVADRIYLGTNIANLDSYLLIRSLRTLELRVMKQSDTATKLVAYLKQHISEFSDVLSEIRHTSLQQEEFVKKQLAGGHTPVFSIMLKTVDQCRELPKKLKFFHHATSFGGVESLIEWRALSDPEIEKTLVRVSVGCEDHNDLINDLANALRYLQTQVTN; this is encoded by the coding sequence ATGGCTGGCTTATCCACATTATTAATTCatgctgatgatggtgTTAGCGACCATGTTACAGACGTCGCACCACCGATAAATGTTTCAACTACTTTTAGATATGATAACGATAACTTGGTACTGCCAGAGGGAGATTGCGATGGATATGCGACCGAAGGAGCTCCAGTTTATTCTAGGGAAGGTCATCCCAATTCTAATAGGTGTGGATCCATCCTTTCCCATGCTTTAAATGGGTATGCAGTGGCATATAATTCTGGTCTCAGTGCTTTTGGAGCAGCATTGACGCATTATAATCCAAAGAGGCTATTCATTGGACAAAGTTACCATGGATGTCATAAATTGGCAGATATCTGGGTCCGCAATTATGGTTTATTAAAATTGGGTCTTGATGAGATAGAGGAACGTGCACAGCCAGGAGATATGGTGCACATTGAATCTCCTATGAATCCCTACGGGACGGCGGTGGACATTGAGGAATATGTTTCGAAGGGACACAAGAAAGGCGCTATCGTTATGATTGATTCCACATTTGCACCTCCCCCGTTACAAAATGCCTGGGAGTTTGGCGTTGATATCCTGATGCATTCCTGCACAAAGTATTTAGGTGGTCATTCGGACTTGCTTGGTGGCGTACTTGTAGTGAAAGATAAAGCAGTATTTCGCCAATTGGTTGCGGATCGCATATATCTAGGCACCAACATTGCAAACTTAGATTCTTATTTATTGATACGTTCTTTGAGGACATTAGAGCTCAGAGTCATGAAACAGAGTGATACTGCAACCAAGTTAGTAGCCTACCTAAAGCAGCATATTTCTGAGTTTAGTGATGTTCTTTCGGAGATCCGTCACACATCATTACAGCAAGAAGAGTTTGTTAAGAAACAATTGGCTGGGGGGCATACCCCAGTGTTTTCAATAATGCTTAAAACTGTAGATCAGTGCAGGGAATTACCTAAGAAACTAAAGTTTTTCCATCATGCAACGTCTTTTGGAGGAGTAGAGTCCCTTATTGAATGGAGAGCTCTTTCTGACCCTGAGATAGAAAAAACACTAGTCAGAGTCTCTGTGGGGTGTGAAGATCATAATGACTTGATCAATGACCTCGCGAACGCTTTGAGGTATTTGCAGACTCAAGTAACTAACTAA
- the ESC2 gene encoding Esc2p (similar to Ashbya gossypii AER251W), with the protein MSKASEYDDIDDFFCNDLSPSLSADDGFGTADIAVPTTLFMNKSKVRGSVSSFSKECSDGRDQANSEDEDGFRFRSRQRGRKERNSPGYGSISRSNSRSRRSRSRSLSSDSLSPVRPAKRSRNVEHSQEESDTNKFLAEIEQEAERASSLHNNGSLKNGSSNNKEIGTNIYNVGFISKLEGSTNKRINVRITGKKKFSAFLPIALKTFVKEYKIAASLHDKYQIDNVKIYREGVEIFKFMTCDSFNIAEAYASSSIDIEVYIVPNELASEFEIQWKQKIETKMKRVSISASPVDLDSDGIEFGNDDFRVNEYEKDLANARSLDETEIQYSNQISKPDDGNELIKVVLLGSDNKKVYVNVKPTTTFEKLAEHYRRIKKLPPTTKLILSFDHDDIDPSNTIFSAAIEDDDIVEVSVL; encoded by the coding sequence ATGAGCAAGGCGtctgaatatgatgatatagatgatttcttttgtaaCGATCTTTCCCCGTCTCTTAGTGCAGACGATGGTTTTGGGACCGCTGATATTGCTGTTCCAACTACGTTGTTCATGAACAAGTCTAAAGTTAGAGGTAGTGTTTCATCATTTAGTAAAGAATGTAGTGATGGAAGGGACCAGGCAAACTcagaggatgaagatggatTTAGGTTTCGATCACGACAAAGGGGCAGGAAAGAGCGGAATAGCCCAGGATATGGGTCTATATCACGTTCTAACTCTAGATCTAGAAGGTCTAGGTCTAGATCTTTATCATCGGATTCCTTAAGCCCAGTCAGGCCGGCCAAGAGATCTAGGAATGTTGAACACTCACAGGAAGAAAGCGATACTAATAAGTTTCTTGCGGAAATCGAGCAGGAAGCAGAAAGAGCTTCAAGCTTGCATAACAATGGGTCTCTGAAAAATGGTAGCAGTAATAATAAGGAGATTGGAACCAATATTTACAATGTTGGGTTCATCTCTAAACTAGAAGGCTCGACTAATAAGCGAATTAATGTAAGAATTACgggaaagaagaagttttccGCTTTTTTGCCTATTGCTTTGAAGACTTTTGTGAAGGAATACAAAATTGCAGCTTCGCTCCACGACAAGTACCAAATAGATAATGTAAAAATCTACAGGGAGGGCGTTgaaattttcaagttcatGACATGTGACTCCTTCAATATAGCTGAGGCGTATGCGAGCTCCTCAATTGACATTGAAGTCTACATCGTGCCCAATGAACTCGCATCTGAGTTTGAGATTCAGTGGAAACAGAAAATcgaaacaaaaatgaaacgTGTTTCTATATCAGCTAGTCCAGTTGATTTGGATTCTGATGGCATTGAATTTGGGAATGATGATTTTAGAGTCAATGAATATGAAAAGGATTTGGCTAATGCACGATCACTAGATGAAACCGAAATCCAATATAGTAATCAGATATCTAAACCAGATGACGGGAATGAGCTAATAAAGGTTGTGTTGCTTGGATCGGACAATAAGAAAGTTTATGTTAACGTGAAGCCTACGACAACATTTGAAAAGCTTGCAGAACACTACAGAAGGATCAAAAAACTACCACCTACCACAAAGTTGATATTAAGTTTTGACcatgatgatattgatcCATCAAACACTATTTTTAGCGCTGCTATagaggatgatgatatagTCGAAGTATCTGTTTTATGA
- the RPO31 gene encoding DNA-directed RNA polymerase III core subunit RPO31 (similar to Ashbya gossypii AER252C), producing MKEVVVDVAPKKIKGLHFSALSASDIVAQSEVEIFTRDLFDLENGRAPKQGGALDSKMGVSSSQAECSTCHGNLASCHGHFGHIKLALPVFHIGYFKATIQILQSICKNCAAILLSEEEKRQFLAELRRPGIDNLRRMATLRKVLDQCKKQRRCLHCGALNGVVKKAATGSGSAALKIIHDTFRWVGKKSAPEKEKWIGDWNQVLQHNPELERYMKRSMDNLNPLKTLNLFKQVRAQDCELLGIDSTVKAGRPETYIWRYLPAPPVCIRPSVMMQDSPASNEDDLTVKLTEIVWTSSLIKAGLEKGISINNMMEQWDYLQMAVAMYINSDSVNPALMPGGTGGGKTKPIRGFCQRLKGKQGRFRGNLSGKRVDFSGRTVISPDPNLSIDEVAVPDRVAKVLTYPERVTRYNKHKLQQLIINGPNVHPGANYMLKKNEDARRNLRYGDRIKLAKNIQIGDVVERHIEDGDVVLFNRQPSLHRLSILSHYAKIRPWRTFRLNECVCTPYNADFDGDEMNLHVPQTEEARAEAINLMGVKNNLLTPKSGEPIISATQDFITGSYLISHKDSFFDRATFTQLLSMMADANMQFDLPPPAIIKPCYLWTGKQVFSLLIRPNKKSPVIINLDAKNKVYLPPKNKSFPNEMSSNDGYVIIRGSEILCGVMDKSVLGDGKKHSVFYTILRDFGPYEAAKAMNRMAKLCARYLGNRGFSIGINDVTPGKELKAKKEEMVEIAYAKCDELIDLFKRGELETQPGCNEEQTLEAKIGGLLSKVREEVGEVCIRELDNLNAPLIMATCGSKGSNLNVSQMVAVVGQQIISGNRVPDGFQDRSLPHFAKNSKTPQSKGFVRSSFFSGLSPPEFLFHAISGREGLVDTAVKTAETGYMSRRLMKSLEDLSCQYDNTVRTSSNGVVQFTYGGDGLDPLNMEGNAQPVNFNRSWDHANNITFNNEEPGLLPYQIMETSNSILVPLERQLLRLDNVGNAISADLGSNDEYIDQNDAERDFYQSLRTYMTAKAHRLAQIRKSKGLKSLLEEPAQELKYMDLDASASTADLNSINQLCKISYNLVTTFLNIAISKYHKAKVEPGTAVGAIGAHSIGEPGTQMTLKTFHFAGVASMNITLGVPRIKEIINASKVISTPIINALLVNDNDERAARVVKGRIEKTLLSDVVFYIQDVYRDNMSFIQVKVDLSTIEKLQLELTIEDIAIAISRAPKLKISTGDVSIIGKNKINISVGNDLEKGKSISTLVSEPNENDVFYRMQHLRRALPNIVVKGLPDISRAVINILEDGKRELLVEGYGLRDVMTTDGVIGYKTKTNHFLEVFEVLGIEAARTSIIDEIDYTMSNHGMSVDPRHIQLLGDVMTYKGEVLGITRFGLSKMRDSVLQLASFEKTTDHLFDAAFYMKKDAVEGVSECIILGQTMSIGTGSFKVVRGTNISMDELKPNPTLFENLCNNTALKVS from the coding sequence atgaaGGAAGTTGTTGTGGATGTGGCACCCAAAAAGATCAAGGGTTTGCACTTCTCCGCATTGAGTGCGTCGGATATTGTCGCTCAATCTGAGGTAGAGATATTCACTCGAGATTTGTTTGATCTTGAAAATGGGAGGGCTCCGAAGCAAGGCGGTGCGTTAGATTCGAAAATGGGGGTTTCTTCATCTCAGGCGGAGTGTTCTACATGCCATGGGAATCTGGCTTCATGTCACGGGCATTTTGGTCATATTAAACTTGCGCTTCCTGTGTTTCATATTGGGTATTTCAAGGCCACAATCCAAATTCTGCAGAGTATTTGCAAGAACTGTGCCGCCATTTTGCTGAGTGAAGAGGAAAAAAGACAGTTCCTTGCTGAGCTGAGACGTCCTGGCATTGATAACCTAAGAAGGATGGCTACTTTGAGAAAGGTGTTAGATCAGTGCAAGAAACAGAGGCGTTGTCTGCATTGTGGTGCGTTGAACGGTGTTGTGAAAAAAGCAGCGACAGGATCAGGTTCAGCTGCACTGAAAATTATCCATGATACCTTTCGCTGGGTTGGTAAGAAGTCTGCTCCTGAGAAGGAGAAATGGATTGGGGATTGGAACCAGGTTCTGCAGCACAATCCAGAATTAGAACGGTACATGAAACGTTCCATGGATAATCTCAAtcctttgaaaactttgaatttgtttaaGCAAGTCAGAGCCCAAGACTGCGAGTTACTGGGTATTGACTCTACTGTGAAGGCTGGCAGACCGGAGACTTATATATGGAGATACCTGCCTGCTCCTCCAGTGTGTATTCGTCCGTCAGTGATGATGCAAGATTCTCCTGCTTCTAATGAAGATGACCTTACCGTTAAGCTGACCGAAATCGTTTGGACTTCTTCTCTAATCAAAGCAGGACTGGAGAAGGGTATATCTATAAATAACATGATGGAGCAATGGGACTACTTACAGATGGCTGTCGCAATGTACATAAATTCTGATTCTGTCAACCCAGCATTGATGCCAGGCGGTACAGGCGGTGGAAAGACGAAGCCTATAAGAGGTTTTTGCCAAAGATTGAAGGGTAAGCAGGGGAGATTCAGAGGTAACTTGTCTGGTAAACGTGTGGATTTTTCGGGTAGAACTGTTATTTCACCAGACCCAAATTTGTCCATTGATGAAGTGGCAGTTCCAGACCGTGTGGCTAAGGTGTTGACATACCCGGAAAGAGTCACCCGTTATAATAAGCATAAGCTGCAGCAGCTGATAATCAATGGCCCAAATGTTCATCCGGGTGCAAATTAtatgctgaagaagaatgaAGACGCCAGAAGAAACTTGCGTTACGGTGATCGCATAAAATTAGCTAAGAACATACAGATTGGAGATGTGGTTGAAAGACATATTGAGGATGGTGATGTTGTATTGTTTAATAGACAGCCTTCTTTGCACagattatcaattttgTCACATTATGCTAAGATTCGCCCCTGGAGAACTTTCAGATTAAATGAGTGTGTGTGCACTCCGTATAACGCAGAttttgatggtgatgaaaTGAACTTGCATGTTCCCCAAACTGAGGAGGCTCGTGCAGAGGCAATTAATTTGATGGGAGTGAAGAACAATCTATTAACTCCCAAATCAGGGGAACCTATTATTTCTGCGACGCAGGATTTTATTACGGGTTCATACTTAATCTCCCATAAAGATTCATTTTTCGACCGGGCAACGTTTACTCAATTGCTTTCAATGATGGCGGACGCTAATATGCAATTTGATCTACCTCCTCCTGCAATAATCAAGCCGTGCTACCTATGGACCGGTAAGCAGGTATTTTCCTTGCTAATAAgaccaaataaaaaatcgCCGGTTATCATAAATTTGGATGCTAAAAATAAAGTCTACCTTCCACCTAAGAATAAAAGTTTTCCAAATGAAATGTCATCCAATGACGGCTATGTTATTATACGAGGGTCTGAGATTCTATGTGGTGTGATGGACAAGTCTGTTTTAGGTGATGGTAAGAAACACTCCGTATTTTATACAATCCTAAGAGATTTCGGTCCATATGAGGCTGCCAAAGCGATGAATAGAATGGCTAAATTATGTGCTAGATACCTGGGGAATAGAGGGTTTTCTATCGGGATCAACGATGTCACCCCCGGTAAGGAATTGAAGGCgaagaaagaagagatGGTTGAAATCGCGTATGCTAAATGTGATGAGTTAATTGACTTATTCAAAAGGGGAGAATTAGAGACGCAACCAGGTTGTAATGAAGAGCAAACCCTAGAGGCAAAAATTGGTGGCCTTTTGTCGAAAGTTAGAGAGGAAGTTGGTGAGGTCTGTATTAGAGAATTGGACAATTTGAATGCGCCATTGATTATGGCAACATGTGGTTCTAAAGGTTCTAATTTGAATGTTTCTCAGATGGTCGCCGTTGTTGGACAACAGATCATATCTGGTAATCGTGTTCCTGATGGGTTTCAAGACCGTTCCTTGCCACATTTTGCAAAGAACTCTAAAACACCACAATCAAAGGGTTTTGTTAGAAGTTCTTTTTTCAGTGGCTTATCTCCTCCggaatttttgtttcatGCTATTTCTGGTCGTGAAGGTTTGGTTGATACTGCTGTGAAAACTGCCGAAACCGGTTATATGTCTCGTAGGTTGATGAAATCTTTAGAAGATTTGTCTTGTCAGTACGACAATACTGTCCGGACATCATCTAATGGTGTTGTTCAGTTTACTTATGGTGGTGATGGCCTTGATCCATTGAATATGGAAGGTAATGCACAGCCAGTGAACTTTAACAGATCATGGGATCATGCTAACAACATCACATTCAACAATGAAGAACCTGGACTATTACCGTACCAGATAATGGAGACATCAAATAGCATTTTAGTGCCTCTGGAAAGGCAGCTATTGAGATTGGATAATGTAGGTAATGCAATCAGTGCTGATCTCGGGTCAaatgatgaatatattgatcAAAATGATGCTGAGAGGGACTTCTACCAATCTTTGAGGACATATATGACGGCCAAGGCTCACAGACTCGCACAAATAAGAAAGTCAAAGGGCTTGAAATCACTTTTGGAAGAACCCGCAcaagaattaaaatatatggatCTGGACGCATCGGCGTCAACTGCAGATTTGAACTCTATTAATCAACTGTGTAAAATCAGCTACAATTTGGTGACTacatttttgaatattgcAATCTCAAAGTACCACAAAGCAAAGGTCGAACCTGGTACTGCGGTTGGAGCAATAGGTGCACATTCAATTGGTGAACCGGGTACTCAAATgactttgaaaactttCCATTTTGCTGGTGTTGCTTCTATGAATATCACTTTAGGTGTCCCGCGtatcaaagaaattatcAATGCTTCTAAAGTTATCTCTACTCCTATTATTAATGCTTTGTTGGTTAACgataatgatgaaagaGCAGCACGTGTGGTTAAAggtagaattgaaaaaactTTGCTGTCAGACGTGGTGTTCTATATCCAAGATGTTTACAGAGACAATATGTCATTCATCCAGGTGAAGGTAGATTTATCTaccattgaaaaattacaaCTTGAACTAACTATTGAAGACATTGCCATCGCAATATCTAGAGCACCAAAGTTAAAGATATCTACCGGTGATGTGTCTATAATTggtaaaaacaaaataaatatcagtGTTGGTAATGACCTTGAAAAGGGTAAATCTATTTCAACACTGGTATCCGAGCCAAATGAAAACGATGTGTTTTATAGAATGCAGCACCTCCGTCGTGCACTACCAAACATCGTCGTCAAAGGCTTGCCAGACATTTCCAGAGCAGTTatcaatattcttgaaGACGGTAAGAGGGAATTGTTGGTTGAAGGTTACGGTTTAAGAGATGTGATGACAACGGATGGTGTTATTGGTTATAAGACGAAGACAAACCATTTCCTAGAGGTTTTCGAAGTGTTGGGTATCGAAGCTGCCAGGACAagtattattgatgaaattgattACACAATGAGTAACCATGGTATGAGTGTTGATCCTCGTCATATTCAATTGCTGGGTGATGTAATGACATATAAAGGTGAGGTTTTAGGTATTACAAGATTCGGTTTATCTAAGATGAGGGATTCTGTATTGCAACTGGCGTCTTTTGAGAAAACAACAGATCACCTGTTTGATGCTGCATTTTACATGAAAAAAGACGCGGTTGAAGGTGTCTCAGAGTGTATTATTTTGGGTCAAACTATGTCGATTGGTACAGGTTCGTTCAAGGTTGTTAGAGGtacaaatatttccatGGATGAATTGAAGCCAAATCCAACACTTTTCGAAAATCTATGTAATAACACAGCATTGAAGGTAAGTTGA
- the SEM1 gene encoding proteasome regulatory particle lid subunit SEM1 (similar to Ashbya gossypii AER253W) — protein sequence MSDKGNSKPVKNALEDEDEFEDFPVDSWPASETVQAFKEGDSCLWEEDWDDVEVEDDFTKELKRELEKNKQ from the coding sequence ATGTCTGATAAGGGAAACAGCAAGCCTGTGAAGAACGCActtgaggatgaggatgagttTGAAGACTTTCCTGTGGATTCGTGGCCAGCAAGCGAGACTGTACAGGCGTTTAAAGAAGGCGACAGCTGTCTTTGGGAGGAAGATTGGGATGACGTAGAGGTCGAAGACGATTTCACGAAGGAACTAAAGAGAGAGCTGGAGAAGAATAAACAGTGA
- the RPT5 gene encoding proteasome regulatory particle base subunit RPT5 (similar to Ashbya gossypii AER254W) — MSTLEELESQQLLGDDEVDQEILNLPTSELQTRTKLLDNEIRIFRSELQRLSHENSVMLEKIKDNKEKIKNNKQLPYLVANVVEIMDMDGLDDTNESVTQGGNLNLDNAAKGYAAVVKTSSRQTVFLPMVGLVNPKKLKPNDLVGVNKDSYLVLDTLPSEFDSRVKAMEVDDKPTETYSDVGGLDKQIEELVEAIVLPMKQAEKFKDMGIKAPKGALMYGPPGTGKTLLARACAAQTNATFLKLAAPQLVQMFIGEGAKLVRDAFALAKEKAPTIIFIDELDAIGTKRFDSEKSGDREVQRTMLELLNQLDGFGSDDRVKVLAATNRVDVLDPALLRSGRLDRKIEFPLPTEDARAQILQIHSRKMTTDDSINWQELARSTDEFNGAQLKAVSVEAGMIALRNGQSVVKHEDFVEAISEVQARKTKSVSFYA; from the coding sequence ATGTCTACATTAGAGGAGTTGGAGTCGCAGCAGCTGCTaggtgatgatgaggttGACCAGGAGATCTTAAACTTGCCAACTTCAGAGCTACAAACTAGGACCAAGTTGCTAGATAACGAAATCAGGATATTTAGATCTGAACTTCAGCGGTTGTCGCATGAGAACAGTGTGATGCTAGAGAAGATCAAGGATAATAAAGAGAAAATAAAGAACAATAAACAGTTGCCGTACTTGGTTGCCAATGTTGTAGAAATTATGGACATGGATGGGTTGGACGATACAAACGAGTCCGTGACTCAGGGAGGCAATTTAAACTTGGATAATGCGGCTAAGGGTTATGCTGCGGTAGTTAAGACGTCATCTCGACAAACGGTGTTTTTACCCATGGTTGGATTGGTCAATCCTAAGAAATTGAAGCCGAATGACTTAGTGGGTGTGAACAAAGATTCTTATTTGGTTTTAGATACACTACCTTCTGAGTTTGATTCCAGAGTCAAAGCTATGGAGGTTGATGATAAGCCAACAGAGACGTATTCCGATGTTGGTGGTTTAGACAAGCAGATTGAGGAATTGGTTGAAGCAATTGTATTGCCGATGAAACAGGCCGAAAAATTTAAGGATATGGGCATCAAAGCTCCTAAGGGAGCGTTAATGTATGGCCCTCCCGGTACTGGGAAGACATTACTAGCAAGAGCGTGTGCTGCACAGACAAACGCTacctttttgaaattggCTGCTCCGCAGCTAGTCCAAATGTTCATAGGTGAAGGTGCTAAATTAGTCCGCGATGCATTTGCTTTGGCAAAAGAGAAGGCTCCGACCATTATATTCATTGACGAATTGGATGCAATTGGTACTAAGCGTTTTGATTCCGAAAAGTCTGGAGATAGAGAAGTTCAAAGAACGATGTTGGAATTATTGAACCAGCTAGATGGATTTGGTTCTGATGACAGAGTCAAGGTTTTAGCTGCAACAAACAGAGTAGATGTCCTGGACCCTGCACTTTTGCGGTCCGGTAGGTTAGATAGGAAGATCGAGTTTCCATTGCCAACAGAGGATGCAAGGGCACAAATTTTACAAATTCATTCAAGAAAGATGACGACAGACGATTCAATTAACTGGCAAGAGTTAGCTAGATCCACTGATGAGTTTAATGGTGCGCAGTTGAAAGCTGTCTCCGTAGAAGCTGGTATGATTGCTTTAAGGAATGGACAATCTGTGGTTAAGCATGAAGATTTTGTGGAGGCCATTAGTGAAGTCCAAGCCAGAAAAACTAAATCCGTATCGTTCTACGCTTAA